Proteins co-encoded in one Cytophaga hutchinsonii ATCC 33406 genomic window:
- a CDS encoding thioredoxin family protein, producing MKKLFFCLAGIACCMSQAFAQPLSGYQIGDEIKNFSMLNVTNQTVLSLTDYNDQKVVVIIFTNNNCAYAKLYEQRIANLAKQYNTSGVAFLLVNPSVSNSDKFETIEAMRKKIQNDKSLYPYLADTTQSLAISFGVQRLPDAFVLKKMETSFRLVYKGSIDDNPQSAEDVSNRFLSDAISAMVLNRSIKVADTRAVGCLLKPY from the coding sequence ATGAAAAAACTTTTTTTCTGCTTAGCAGGAATTGCATGTTGTATGTCGCAGGCATTCGCGCAGCCGTTAAGCGGGTACCAGATCGGCGATGAAATAAAAAACTTCTCGATGCTGAATGTTACGAACCAGACGGTCTTATCACTAACTGATTATAACGACCAGAAAGTGGTTGTGATTATTTTCACCAACAACAATTGTGCATACGCAAAATTATACGAACAACGTATTGCAAACCTCGCCAAACAATATAATACAAGCGGTGTTGCATTTTTGCTGGTTAACCCGTCGGTAAGCAATTCTGATAAGTTTGAAACCATTGAAGCGATGCGTAAGAAAATCCAGAACGACAAATCGCTCTACCCATACCTGGCAGACACAACTCAATCGTTAGCCATAAGTTTTGGCGTTCAGCGTTTACCGGATGCTTTTGTATTAAAGAAAATGGAAACGTCTTTCCGTCTGGTATACAAAGGTTCAATCGATGATAATCCACAAAGTGCGGAAGATGTGTCCAATCGTTTTTTGAGCGATGCTATTTCAGCGATGGTCTTAAACAGATCCATTAAGGTTGCCGATACCCGGGCGGTGGGCTGTTTATTGAAACCTTATTAA
- a CDS encoding 4'-phosphopantetheinyl transferase family protein, which yields MPIITVHNLDQNRAWGLWNIQEELPLLEDSYSFGIHEKEYLSNISHPHKKQEWLASRLTVGMVCDHLQLPYAGTLKDPDKRPYLCEQNGHVSISHSHSYATAIIDKSKPVGIDIERIDSKILAIRKKFLFEEEFSDDVRHMTQYWCVKETGYKLAGEKGLSLKDDIIVEKFEPGQIQGETIIHLGIHTYKILFFEYDNYVVAFNID from the coding sequence ATGCCCATTATTACCGTACATAATCTGGACCAGAACAGAGCCTGGGGGCTTTGGAATATTCAAGAGGAATTACCGCTGCTTGAAGATTCCTATTCCTTTGGTATCCACGAAAAGGAGTATCTTTCAAACATCTCCCACCCGCATAAAAAACAGGAGTGGCTGGCAAGCCGCTTAACGGTTGGCATGGTATGCGATCATCTGCAGCTGCCGTATGCAGGTACATTAAAAGACCCGGACAAACGTCCTTATTTATGTGAACAGAATGGCCATGTTTCTATCAGCCATTCTCACTCCTACGCAACAGCAATTATTGACAAATCAAAACCAGTTGGCATAGATATTGAACGCATAGACAGTAAAATCTTAGCCATCCGTAAAAAATTCCTTTTTGAGGAAGAATTTTCCGATGATGTGCGTCATATGACTCAGTACTGGTGTGTTAAAGAAACAGGATATAAACTGGCAGGTGAAAAAGGTCTTTCGCTTAAAGATGACATTATTGTTGAAAAATTTGAACCCGGACAAATTCAGGGCGAAACAATCATCCATTTAGGAATTCACACGTATAAGATATTATTCTTTGAATACGATAATTATGTGGTTGCTTTTAACATAGATTAG